The following proteins are co-located in the Flammeovirga kamogawensis genome:
- the trpS gene encoding tryptophan--tRNA ligase — MARILTGVQSSGRQHLGNVLGAIQPAIELSKSNDNEAFFFIADLHSMTTIKNAEDRKYNVYATAAAWLSLGFDTKKNIFYRQSKIPQVCELTWYLSCLTPFPMLANAHSFKDKSDKLSDVNAGLFTYPVLMACDILMYDADQVPVGKDQKQHLEITRDICAAFNRTYGETFATPEAVINESIMTIPGTDGSKMSKSYGNVIDIFLPKNQLKKQVMKIETDSLPLEAPKDPETCNVFALYKLLANDEQIAEMRANYLGGNYGYGHAKTALLNLILENYKDAREKFDYYMSNLDVLEEELSIGEAKARAIAEKKIKEVRTLVGY, encoded by the coding sequence ATGGCAAGAATTCTTACAGGAGTACAAAGCTCTGGAAGACAACACTTAGGAAATGTTTTAGGTGCAATCCAACCCGCAATTGAACTTTCAAAATCTAATGATAATGAAGCATTCTTCTTTATTGCAGATTTACATTCAATGACGACAATAAAAAATGCAGAAGACAGAAAATACAATGTATATGCTACAGCTGCTGCATGGCTATCTTTAGGGTTTGATACTAAGAAGAACATTTTTTATAGACAATCTAAAATTCCTCAAGTTTGCGAATTAACTTGGTATTTAAGTTGTCTAACGCCGTTCCCTATGTTAGCTAATGCACATTCTTTTAAAGATAAGTCAGATAAATTATCCGACGTAAATGCAGGTTTATTTACTTACCCTGTACTTATGGCTTGTGATATCTTAATGTATGACGCTGATCAAGTTCCTGTAGGAAAGGATCAAAAACAACATTTGGAAATCACTCGTGATATCTGTGCTGCATTTAACCGTACTTATGGTGAAACATTTGCTACTCCAGAAGCTGTTATTAATGAATCAATAATGACAATACCTGGTACTGATGGCTCTAAAATGAGTAAATCTTACGGTAATGTTATTGATATCTTTTTACCAAAGAATCAGTTAAAAAAGCAAGTGATGAAAATCGAAACGGATTCTCTTCCACTTGAAGCACCTAAAGATCCTGAAACTTGTAACGTTTTTGCGTTATACAAATTATTAGCCAATGATGAGCAAATTGCTGAAATGAGAGCTAATTATTTGGGTGGCAATTATGGTTATGGTCATGCAAAAACAGCATTACTAAACCTAATTCTTGAAAACTATAAAGATGCTCGTGAAAAGTTTGACTACTACATGTCGAACCTTGATGTTCTTGAAGAAGAACTTAGCATAGGAGAAGCAAAAGCTAGAGCTATTGCAGAAAAGAAAATTAAAGAAGTTCGCACTTTAGTGGGCTACTAA
- a CDS encoding 4Fe-4S dicluster domain-containing protein, with protein MAIIITDECINCGACEPECPNTAIYEGGVTWSWGGGTELKSVELEDGSSIDGEDEQEPVSDEFYYIVPDKCTECIGFHEEPQCAAVCPVDCCVDDPDYRETEDELLAKKQWLHDE; from the coding sequence ATGGCGATTATTATCACCGATGAGTGTATCAACTGTGGGGCTTGTGAGCCAGAATGTCCAAATACTGCCATTTACGAAGGTGGAGTTACATGGTCTTGGGGCGGTGGAACAGAATTAAAGTCTGTCGAACTGGAAGACGGTAGTTCTATTGATGGTGAAGATGAGCAAGAACCTGTTTCTGACGAGTTCTACTACATCGTTCCTGATAAGTGTACAGAATGTATCGGTTTCCATGAGGAACCTCAATGTGCAGCTGTATGCCCAGTAGATTGCTGTGTAGATGATCCTGATTACAGAGAAACAGAAGACGAATTACTTGCTAAAAAGCAGTGGTTACATGATGAATAA
- a CDS encoding GH92 family glycosyl hydrolase, producing MKKIILQFFILSFITTVVNAQDFADYVNPFIGTTNYGATNPGAIAPRGMVSVVPFNTYGGETTFEKDSGWLSQVYERTNSHFTGFSHVNLSGVGCPDLGAVIVMPTTGEIDINPLTYGSTISNQEARAGYFSTHIDKYDIDTELTATQRAGISKYKFPAGKANLLLNLGQALSNESGALVKVVNEQEIEGMRMVGSFCYNNPKTIYPVYFVMKVNKKANKTAVWQQHNKIEGPEAQWMAAYNGQQRIIEDAYYPIIGDSLGAIFSYDFAVPTEVEVKIGISYVSIENARKNLETEVSNVSFDEIANRTKDNWNSVLSKIKVEGGSEDDKTVFYTALYHTMIHPNVLSDVNGEYPASKTRKTKTTEGERYTVFSLWDTYRDLHQLMTLVYPKQQLNMVNTMLDIYDETGWLPKWELNSTETYTMVGDPAAIVIADTYMRGLNQFDHEKAFEAVTKSAYSVEGGNPVRPCIDSYIEYGYIPVDNELDKKLWASVSTSLEYYVADWGVAQFAKSLGKQDKYKEFKERAYGYKKLFDKETDFLRPRHKDGKWYSPFDPNDGANFTHNIGYVEGNAYQYNMMVQFDIPGLIKQFGTKAFENRLDEIFSTGQFDMANEPDIAYPYAYNYIKGKEYKTQEKVLELREKYFTNKADGIAGNDDTGTMSAWVVFSMMGIYPDAPGTPQYALTTPAFDKVTIELDSKYWGKDQVVIKKQGGESNHIQSIKVNGKPHRGYFINHKDLVGANEITINMK from the coding sequence ATGAAAAAAATAATCTTACAGTTTTTTATACTTAGCTTCATTACAACTGTAGTAAATGCTCAAGATTTTGCCGACTATGTAAACCCATTTATAGGTACAACTAATTACGGTGCTACAAATCCTGGGGCAATAGCTCCAAGAGGTATGGTGTCTGTAGTTCCGTTTAATACTTATGGAGGCGAAACGACATTTGAAAAAGACAGTGGATGGTTATCTCAAGTTTACGAGAGAACAAATAGCCATTTTACAGGTTTCAGTCATGTGAATTTAAGTGGTGTTGGCTGCCCAGATTTAGGAGCCGTAATTGTTATGCCAACTACTGGAGAAATTGATATTAATCCTTTAACGTACGGGTCTACTATATCAAACCAAGAAGCACGAGCTGGATATTTTTCTACACATATTGATAAATATGATATCGATACAGAATTAACAGCTACACAAAGAGCTGGTATTTCTAAATATAAATTTCCTGCAGGTAAAGCAAATTTGCTTTTAAACCTTGGTCAAGCACTCTCAAATGAAAGTGGGGCATTGGTAAAAGTTGTAAATGAGCAAGAAATTGAAGGAATGCGTATGGTTGGTTCTTTCTGTTACAATAATCCAAAAACAATCTACCCAGTGTATTTTGTGATGAAGGTAAATAAGAAAGCAAATAAAACAGCGGTTTGGCAGCAGCATAATAAAATTGAAGGTCCAGAGGCACAATGGATGGCTGCTTACAATGGTCAACAACGTATAATTGAAGATGCTTATTACCCCATTATTGGTGACTCTTTAGGAGCAATATTCTCTTATGATTTTGCAGTGCCTACTGAAGTTGAAGTCAAAATAGGTATCTCTTATGTGAGTATTGAGAATGCAAGAAAAAATTTAGAAACTGAAGTTTCAAACGTATCTTTTGATGAAATAGCTAATAGAACAAAAGACAATTGGAATTCAGTTTTATCAAAAATTAAAGTAGAAGGTGGTTCAGAAGATGATAAAACAGTATTCTATACAGCTCTTTATCATACAATGATTCATCCAAACGTTTTAAGTGATGTAAATGGCGAATACCCTGCATCTAAAACTAGAAAGACAAAGACTACAGAAGGTGAACGATATACTGTTTTCTCGCTATGGGATACATACAGAGATCTTCATCAGTTAATGACTCTTGTTTACCCTAAACAACAATTAAACATGGTAAATACAATGTTAGATATTTACGATGAAACAGGTTGGTTACCAAAATGGGAGTTAAACTCTACTGAAACATATACTATGGTTGGAGATCCTGCTGCTATTGTAATTGCAGATACGTATATGCGAGGTTTAAATCAATTTGATCATGAAAAAGCTTTTGAGGCTGTTACAAAAAGTGCATACTCGGTAGAAGGAGGAAACCCTGTTCGACCATGTATTGATAGCTATATTGAATACGGTTATATTCCGGTTGATAATGAACTTGATAAAAAACTTTGGGCTTCTGTATCAACATCTTTAGAATATTATGTTGCTGATTGGGGAGTAGCTCAATTTGCTAAAAGTTTAGGAAAACAGGATAAATACAAAGAATTTAAAGAAAGAGCATACGGGTATAAAAAGTTATTTGATAAAGAAACTGACTTTTTACGTCCTCGTCATAAAGATGGTAAATGGTACAGTCCTTTTGATCCAAATGATGGAGCTAATTTTACACATAATATTGGCTATGTAGAAGGTAACGCTTACCAATATAACATGATGGTTCAGTTTGATATCCCTGGTTTAATAAAACAATTTGGAACTAAAGCTTTTGAAAATAGATTAGATGAAATTTTCTCAACTGGTCAATTTGATATGGCTAACGAGCCTGATATTGCTTATCCTTATGCTTACAATTATATAAAAGGTAAGGAGTATAAAACACAAGAAAAAGTGCTTGAGCTAAGGGAAAAGTACTTTACAAACAAAGCTGATGGTATTGCAGGAAATGACGATACTGGAACAATGTCTGCTTGGGTAGTTTTCTCTATGATGGGTATTTATCCAGATGCTCCAGGAACACCACAATATGCTTTAACAACACCTGCTTTTGATAAAGTTACAATTGAATTAGATTCAAAATATTGGGGTAAAGACCAAGTTGTGATTAAAAAACAAGGAGGGGAATCTAATCATATACAAAGTATAAAAGTTAATGGTAAACCACATAGAGGTTACTTTATAAATCATAAGGATTTAGTCGGAGCTAATGAGATTACAATCAACATGAAATAG
- a CDS encoding gamma carbonic anhydrase family protein, translating to MALIKKVKGVLPIIDEGCFLAENATIVGDVTMGKECSVWFSAVVRGDVNKITIGDRCNIQDGAVIHCTYQTSATVLGNNVSIGHNALVHGCTIHDNVLVGMGAIVMDNAVVEDNVLIAAGAVVLQNARLESGYLYAGIPAKKIKPLDDKLKAVFERTANNYVMYSSWFDEE from the coding sequence ATGGCTTTAATTAAAAAGGTAAAAGGGGTGTTACCCATTATTGACGAAGGTTGTTTTCTAGCAGAAAACGCTACAATAGTAGGTGATGTAACAATGGGAAAAGAATGTTCTGTTTGGTTTAGTGCTGTAGTAAGAGGCGATGTAAACAAAATAACAATTGGCGATAGGTGCAATATTCAAGATGGTGCGGTAATTCACTGTACCTATCAAACCTCTGCAACAGTTCTAGGGAATAATGTTTCTATTGGGCATAATGCACTTGTGCATGGTTGTACAATCCATGATAATGTGCTTGTAGGAATGGGAGCAATAGTAATGGACAATGCTGTTGTAGAAGATAACGTGCTTATTGCGGCAGGTGCTGTTGTATTACAAAATGCACGTTTAGAATCTGGGTATTTATATGCTGGGATACCTGCTAAGAAAATAAAACCTTTGGATGATAAATTAAAAGCAGTTTTTGAAAGAACGGCAAATAACTACGTAATGTATAGTAGTTGGTTTGATGAGGAATAA
- the dnaN gene encoding DNA polymerase III subunit beta, translating to MKFTASTSTILKQIQMLNGVIPNNPTMPILENFLFEIQGGLLKITASDMQTTIISEVNVEANADGNVAIPAKMLTDTLKNLPEQPVTFSIDFETYTIEISSDNGRYKLAGENAEDYPANPDFDMSNSLSMTSEVLGDAIGFTLFATSNDDMKPNMNGVFFNLSEEHSDFVATDSHRLVRYRRHDIAVNGMMSPIIMGKKALTQLKNILPSESSNVTLEFNEQYAIFTFGSMKLIARLIDERFPDYENVIPLNNTNLVTLDRQALLGCLKRIVIYANKTTNQVRFKVQDNELFVSAEDLDFSNEAKERLFCEHDGEDLEIGFNAKFLIEILNNISSDRITLRLSEPGMAGLIVPEEQPENEDVLMLVMPIMLHNFSY from the coding sequence ATGAAATTTACTGCATCCACTTCCACTATTCTGAAGCAAATTCAGATGTTGAACGGTGTTATTCCAAATAACCCTACAATGCCTATTCTTGAAAATTTCTTATTTGAAATTCAAGGAGGATTATTAAAAATTACAGCATCTGACATGCAAACAACAATTATCTCTGAGGTAAATGTTGAAGCTAATGCTGATGGTAATGTAGCAATACCTGCTAAAATGTTAACTGACACGCTTAAGAACCTTCCTGAGCAACCAGTTACATTTTCTATCGATTTTGAAACGTATACAATTGAGATAAGTTCTGATAATGGTAGATATAAATTAGCAGGTGAAAATGCAGAAGATTATCCAGCAAATCCTGACTTTGACATGTCTAACTCATTAAGCATGACAAGTGAAGTTTTAGGTGATGCAATTGGGTTTACCTTATTTGCTACAAGTAATGATGACATGAAGCCAAACATGAATGGTGTATTCTTCAATCTTTCTGAAGAACATTCTGATTTTGTTGCTACGGATTCTCATAGACTTGTTAGATATAGAAGACATGACATTGCTGTAAATGGAATGATGTCTCCAATAATAATGGGTAAAAAGGCTTTAACTCAATTAAAGAACATCCTTCCTTCGGAATCTAGTAATGTTACTTTAGAGTTTAATGAGCAGTATGCAATTTTCACTTTCGGTAGCATGAAACTAATTGCTCGTTTAATTGACGAACGTTTCCCTGATTATGAAAATGTTATTCCATTAAATAATACTAATCTTGTAACACTAGATCGCCAGGCATTGTTAGGATGTTTAAAGCGTATTGTTATTTATGCAAACAAAACAACTAACCAAGTTCGTTTTAAAGTTCAAGACAATGAGTTATTTGTTTCTGCAGAAGATTTAGATTTCTCTAATGAGGCTAAAGAAAGATTATTCTGTGAGCACGATGGAGAAGATTTAGAAATTGGCTTTAATGCGAAATTCTTAATCGAAATCTTAAATAACATCTCAAGTGACCGTATTACACTTAGATTATCTGAGCCAGGTATGGCAGGGTTGATTGTTCCTGAAGAACAACCTGAAAACGAAGATGTATTAATGTTGGTGATGCCAATTATGCTCCATAATTTCTCTTACTAG